Sequence from the Scomber scombrus chromosome 1, fScoSco1.1, whole genome shotgun sequence genome:
GTATAAATGTGTGCTTTTCAGAATATCAGATACAGATTCAGATCCAATCCCTATAATCTTGACTTGACCAGAATTTAAAGGACAGTGTGCACACTGCATGTTAATCCATATTCATTACTTTATCTCTGTAGTTTAATGTCACCTTTTTACCTAACGCCACAACACTTCCTAAGGGAActtaaaagtatttttgttaAATAGTGGTGCTCTATTTCAAAGAGTCTAGAGTTTTTATTGTGGTGATGAGATCGGTCCAACGCTTTCAATTCaaagtaaaatatctcaacaactactggataGACTTAGATTGtcattagggctgcaactaactgttattttcattgttgattaCTCTGTCAATGATTTTCTGGATTAACCAATcagaaaatggggaaaaatccaaataacccaaagatattcaatatACTGTCAAGAAGTTAGAATCAAAGAATTTGGAATTTTTTtctgactcaaaacaattaatcaaatatcaaaatagtcaataatcaattaaataGTTGATAACTAATTAATTCAGCTATAACTGTCATATCATTCTGTAAAATAGAGATAGATGTATGTTTCACCACAGGATTTGAAATACCAGCATGCTATCACATCAGGGACTGACTATGTTGGTGCTCTGAGCAAGATTTTAGATCTGAGGCCCCAAAACATGGGACCTCCGGTTCAAGAACTCCAGATATAAATTCTCACTAAAATCAGTTGCCACAATGGCCAATTGGGATCCTCATCCACACCtactccaccaccaccaccatccacCCACTGACCATTAGCTCTAAAACCAACACGGATGTACAAATCATTAATGATCAGGTCTTTGCTTCTGCTGTGTTTTGCCAGGCTTTCTTTTCTTGCTCTTTACTTATATTTGTTTaacataaaaatggaaatattttctTATAGTAACCGCTGAAGGATAAATTCAAACTGTTTCCCTGTTGGTCACTGTAATAATTACTCCTCTCCATATTGGCTAGTCTTACTGTCTTGCGTAGTTCGTTTGATTGGGGCTTCTGATCATACCCATTTGGTTTGATAAATAAAGACTCTGGATTTTGTCCTACAACCAGTATAAACAAGAGGAGTTATTATAGTGCCAAGAACTGTCTTAATGTAAATGTGAGGGTGTAAGGATTGTATAAACTTGGAAAAAAGTGACATAATCctctaaaacacaaacatattgtGCTGCAAAACATAccaatgtaaaatgtaatgcaatgtaAATCACTGAAATCGTCATCAATTGAGACAAATGATCACATCACATGGTAAATCACATATTATAGTTTCTAACGTACATCGTGTTTGTACTCACCGTCGTGATTCTGATCGACCAGCTCGAAGATTCGGTCACAGATTTCGGACGGCGTCAAATTGACATCACTCGTCTGGTACTTGATTTTGTAAATAATCTGTGTGAGATACGTGAAATCATGTGTCAGCGTCTGATTGAGTTGATAACGATAATCATCaagtgttaaatgttaaatgaaatgactgaGATAGAAAAACAAATCCAACCGCTATATGTTTGCATTTCTTTGATGGATCCCAAACATGTCCCATAAATGAATAATACTAAGATATACTAAAACATATAATTCTATAGCcacagtaacatacagtaaTGAGGAATATAATATTTCGCCCTGGCATGAGCCTGTTACCTAATTCCTGTCCAGTAAATCCAGATCATGGGGTATTATTTTGAATCTCTATATTTAGAGGCTTACTGTAAAGTACAGCAAAGATTTTCGCTTTAAGAATAGCCTTAACTGAAGCTACCGACTCCTCATGTAATACACTGTGAACTTACTATGCTGCCCTAAGCCTTGTCACTGGGTCAGTTCTATAATCTGTCTTAAAAAGGATTTGTGTTATGAAACatgctcattttttaaaaagtaaacacCTCACCGCAAAATAACCACCCTGTTAATATCCACAAAGcattcacacataaaaaaatcaattaacagACATTTACATAACAACAAAGTTGATGTCTGaacaggtttttctttcttacccTGATGAGCCGTTTCACCTCCTGTCTGTCCAACTTGCCGTTTCCATCCTTGTCGTACATCTTGAAAGACCACTTGAGTTTATCTTCAAGATTTCCTCGTAAAAGCAAGTGAAGTGCTGCTACATACTCAATGAAATTTAGTGTGTTATCCTGTAAACACATAATGCAGAAATTAATACAATCAGAGCAAACAAATCTACTTCTATACTAACTATATTATTTTGGTatgtctttttacatttttttttaccttatttGTATCAAAGGAGCGGAATATCGTCTCGATGTAGAGAGACTCCTCTGAAGAGTTGCATGGTACCCCGAATATCCTCTTGAATTCGTGTAAGTGCAGGGCACCACTGGGACATTCCTTCATGAAAATAATGCACAGATCCTGAATTTGCGCCAAATCCATCTCCTCATTGTGGCTTTCTTCTTGCCCCATTGCTTCTGATTGTctgtataaaagaaagaaaagtccTGATGATGGTTCTGTGGTGATTTGTTGCAGGCTTCTGACAGTGTGCAGGTCACTAAGCAATCTGCTCAAACACTCCCATCAAACTAAAGAGCTTTGCACTATCTACAGCAGAGGCACTCTCTCAGCAGGTGGGATGAGGGATGGGCCAAA
This genomic interval carries:
- the LOC133979225 gene encoding guanylyl cyclase-activating protein 2-like, with the translated sequence MGQEESHNEEMDLAQIQDLCIIFMKECPSGALHLHEFKRIFGVPCNSSEESLYIETIFRSFDTNKDNTLNFIEYVAALHLLLRGNLEDKLKWSFKMYDKDGNGKLDRQEVKRLIRIIYKIKYQTSDVNLTPSEICDRIFELVDQNHDGQITLSEFMEGAQKDEWVMNLLKLDVNASGWVIQNCGKSP